The Argopecten irradians isolate NY chromosome 6, Ai_NY, whole genome shotgun sequence genome has a window encoding:
- the LOC138326377 gene encoding neuronal acetylcholine receptor subunit beta-3-like: MLLGVFWNNLLIVLCVWLFGVQCTTRDEVQSLNDILLPPYNKDLGPNFNQSEPIVIYISFNLFSLNEFDDKAGKLVFLGYSHIEWQDDRIVWDPLQHGNTTSILIPQSKVWIPYFFVGKPYDEVKTIGYDFVQVVYDRDGWARWAVPDKYEVSCTADIAYYPFDRQTCEIYLIPWAYGRGSFEFRLPLDHMTQIDFIENGAWRIISTEMRVAEYTDGNLVLMVIKFQRRPLFILLNLFLPIIVVAGLNVFVFLLPPDPGERSAFGVTVLLAMAVFLSIVSDKLPSTSEPHIARISVFILAELIVSALIMVFTVFTLMLYNKKDEKTIPNWTKSLVLKCSRRRKTNAKHEEAREQRDNRDIVEPNRTEPRHWRPERDRYHRDNMDVYSKHRGYPNENSDRKFPEHAHQRANHSNARNVLSEGPDKLTGDETDRTVTWTDVAKCFDNFCLAMFIFLNSCLVIIEIVDSAYYLNQEF, encoded by the coding sequence ATGCTTCTTGGAGTCTTTTGGAATAATTTGTTGATAGTGTTGTGTGTTTGGTTGTTCGGGGTCCAATGTACAACAAGAGACGAAGTACAATCTCTCAACGACATATTACTGCCCCCTTACAACAAAGATCTTGGACCTAATTTCAACCAATCTGAGCCAATTGTCATTTACatcagttttaatttgttttcccTCAACGAGTTTGACGACAAAGCTGGAAAATTAGTATTTCTCGGGTATTCGCACATTGAATGGCAGGACGATAGAATTGTATGGGATCCTCTCCAACATGGAAATACGACGTCTATATTGATACCACAGTCAAAGGTATGGATTCCATATTTCTTTGTTGGGAAACCGTATGATGAGGTTAAAACGATCGGATATGACTTCGTGCAGGTTGTGTACGACCGAGACGGATGGGCACGCTGGGCTGTTCCAGACAAATACGAGGTCTCGTGCACGGCGGACATAGCGTACTATCCCTTTGACAGACAAACTTGTGAAATATATCTCATTCCATGGGCATACGGTAGGGGTAGTTTTGAGTTCAGACTCCCCCTCGATCATATGACACAGATCGACTTTATTGAAAATGGGGCTTGGAGAATAATATCAACTGAAATGCGGGTAGCGGAGTACACCGATGGAAACCTTGTCCTCATGGTGATCAAATTCCAAAGACGTCCTCTTTTTATTCTTCTGAACCTTTTTCTGCCGATAATCGTAGTTGCGGGATTGAATGTCTTTGTTTTCCTTCTTCCTCCCGATCCGGGCGAGAGAAGTGCATTTGGAGTGACCGTACTGCTTGCCATGGCGGTGTTTCTTTCAATTGTATCCGACAAATTACCAAGCACTTCGGAACCTCACATCGCCCGTATTTCTGTGTTTATTCTGGCAGAGTTGATAGTCAGTGCTCTCATCATGGTCTTCACTGTGTTTACGCTAATGCTTTATAACAAGAAGGACGAAAAAACCATTCCGAACTGGACTAAAAGTTTAGTTTTAAAATGCTCAAGAAGAAGAAAAACTAATGCAAAACATGAAGAGGCACGTGAACAACGGGACAATCGTGACATCGTTGAACCAAACAGAACTGAACCAAGGCATTGGCGTCCCGAACGCGACAGATATCATCGTGATAACATGGATGTGTATAGTAAACATAGAGGATATCCAAATGAAAATTCTGATCGAAAGTTCCCAGAACATGCACACCAAAGAGCAAACCACAGCAATGCTCGGAATGTTCTGTCGGAGGGTCCTGATAAATTGACGGGAGACGAAACAGATAGAACTGTAACTTGGACTGATGTGGCCAAGTGTTTCGACAACTTTTGTCTGGCAATGTTTATATTCCTCAATTCATGTCTTGTCATAATAGAAATCGTAGACTCTGCTTATTACTTAAATCAAGAATTTTAA
- the LOC138326378 gene encoding neuronal acetylcholine receptor subunit alpha-6-like has protein sequence MIVNFNVVILVYLCIHGVQTSTRLDQQALHEKLLQTYNGDLGPNFNQSEPVIIHLAFDLITLNEFDDITGKLAILGLLLLEWRDDRMVWDPLQYGNTTSVRIPQSKVWIPNLFVGKPHTKVKKIGYDFVQVSYTSDGWARWAVPDLFEVSCTANVLHYPIDGQRCEIFIGPWTIGRAAFKFRLPFDYMTQNEFIENGAWDVLSTQLYVQSHKGVDLVAMVINFERRPLFIFLNIFLPIIIVEVLNVFIFLLPPEPGERSAFGVTVLLAMAVFLSVVSEKLPSTSEPHIARVSIYIAAELVLSALIMVFALISLILYNRKDYKPIPDWIKRLLSKRSNLQKHRQEVARVLSSNADSYPRAAIRYVGKENLQRDGHYENGKELIEIYRGYRVERIWLENTDRYNQDYGAISSYTGSEADSEISVVEADSCVTWTEVAKCFDKLCLALFSILTVCIIAAKAIDATVYKNTY, from the coding sequence ATGATCGTCAACTTCAATGTAGTGATATTAGTCTATTTATGTATACACGGAGTTCAGACTTCTACAAGACTTGATCAGCAAGCCTTACACGAGAAACTGTTACAGACATACAATGGAGACCTTGGACCAAATTTTAATCAGTCTGAACCAGTCATAATTCACTTGGCGTTCGACTTAATAACTCTGAACGAGTTTGATGATATTACTGGGAAACTAGCGATTCTGGGACTGTTATTGCTAGAATGGCGGGACGACAGGATGGTGTGGGACCCACTCCAATACGGAAATACAACGTCTGTAAGGATACCTCAGTCAAAAGTATGGATCCCCAACCTATTCGTCGGTAAACCACACACAAAAGTGAAAAAGATCGGCTACGACTTTGTACAAGTCTCGTACACATCTGACGGTTGGGCACGCTGGGCTGTACCAGATTTGTTCGAGGTCTCGTGTACAGCCAATGTGCTGCATTACCCTATTGATGGACAACGCTGCGAAATATTCATTGGTCCGTGGACAATTGGAAGAGCAGCTTTCAAATTTAGACTCCCATTTGATTATATGACACAAAATGAATTTATCGAAAATGGAGCTTGGGATGTTCTGTCCACTCAGCTCTATGTCCAAAGCCATAAGGGGGTCGATTTGGTTGCTATGGTGATTAATTTCGAACGACGCCCCCTATTCatttttctgaacatttttCTACCAATAATTATTGTCGAAGTTCTGAATGTATTTATTTTCCTTCTTCCGCCCGAGCCAGGAGAGAGGAGCGCATTTGGTGTCACTGTTCTCCTTGCGATGGCGGTATTTTTGTCAGTCGTCTCTGAAAAATTGCCGAGCACATCAGAACCTCATATTGCTCGCGTGTCCATATACATCGCTGCTGAACTGGTACTAAGTGCATTGATCATGGTATTTGCCTTAATAAGCCTGATACTGTACAACAGGAAAGATTACAAACCTATCCCAGACTGGATAAAGCGTCTTCTTTCAAAACGTTCGAATCTGCAAAAACACCGACAAGAAGTCGCGCGCGTGCTTAGTTCTAACGCGGACAGTTATCCAAGGGCTGCTATTCGCTATGTTGGTAAAGAAAACCTGCAAAGGGACGGCCATTACGAAAACGGAAAGGAACTCATTGAAATATATAGAGGGTATCGTGTTGAACGAATTTGGCTTGAAAATACAGACAGATATAACCAGGATTACGGGGCTATTTCCTCATACACAGGTTCTGAGGCTGACAGTGAAATATCAGTAGTCGAGGCCGACTCTTGTGTAACATGGACTGAAGTTGCCAAATGTTTCGACAAACTCTGCTTAGCATTGTTTTCAATCTTAACTGTTTGTATCATAGCAGCCAAAGCAATAGACGCCACAGTTTATAAGAATACCTACTAA